A single window of Ctenopharyngodon idella isolate HZGC_01 chromosome 24, HZGC01, whole genome shotgun sequence DNA harbors:
- the cmasb gene encoding N-acylneuraminate cytidylyltransferase B, whose translation MKCNRCSQVGSCCCPSSGHPHRAALILARGGSKGIPLKNIKNLAGVPLIGWVLRAALDSGVADSVWVSTDHDEIERVAKVWGAKVHRRSPEVSKDSSSSLETIQEFIRLRPEVDIVCHIQATSPCLHPQHIREALQMITEQGCDYVFSVVRRHQFRWEEVNEKGSKNPTPLNIDVAHRPRRQDWCGELYENGSFYFFTRKALENSLEQLDKVAYYEMLPEHSVDIDVDIDWPVAEQRVLRFGYFGQEEKAAVRLFLCNVSGCLTNCQIYTSVSGEDLVAINARDVAGIQMLQREDIEVILISSVNEPLSRGLLEKVAQQARCGLRIGEQQKGLEVEQLMREKNLRWDEVAFMGSEAEDVDILSQVGLNGIPCDAPVADLIAAKYTCQRPAGHGAIREFAEYILTLEKKSRSQVHQDRIDRAHF comes from the exons ATGAAGTGCAACAGGTGCTCACAGGTGGGTTCGTGTTGTTGCCCGTCCTCTGGACACCCTCACCGGGCGGCTCTGATTCTGGCCCGGGGTGGCAGTAAAGGAATCCCTTTGAAGAACATCAAGAATCTGGCCGGTGTTCCTCTCATCGGATGGGTCCTGAGAGCTGCCTTGGATTCAGGAGTCGCTGACAG CGTGTGGGTCTCCACAGATCACGATGAAATTGAGCGGGTCGCAAAAGTCTGGGGCGCGAAAGTTCATCGCCGCAGTCCTGAAGTTTCCAAAGATTCTTCCAGCTCTCTGGAGACCATCCAGGAGTTCATCCGACTGAGACCCG aggtggacatcgtctgtCATATTCAGGCTACGTCTCCATGCCTGCACCCTCAACACATCAGAGAAGCCCTGCAGATGATCACCGAACAGGGTTGTGACTATGTGTTTTCAGTGGTGCGCAGACACCAGTTTCGGTGGGAGGAGGTGAACGAGAAAG GGAGTAAGAATCCGACTCCTCTGAACATCGATGTGGCGCACAGACCTCGACGCCAAGACTGGTGTGGGGAACTCTATGAAAATGGCTCTTTCTATTTTTTTACGAGAAAAGCCCTGGAAAACAGCCTTGAACAG TTGGACAAGGTTGCTTACTATGAGATGCTGCCTGAGCACAGCGTTGATATCGACGTGGACATCGACTGGCCTGTCGCTGAGCAGAGAGTTCTGAG GTTTGGCTACTTCGGCCAAGAGGAGAAGGCGGCGGTCAGGCTGTTTCTGTGTAATGTGTCTGGCTGTTTGACAAATTGTCAGATTTACACATCGGTTTCGGGGGAGGACCTTGTGGCCATCAATGCTCGAGACGTGGCAGGCATACAGATGCTGCAGAGAGAAGATATAGAG GTGATCCTCATATCCAGTGTGAATGAGCCACTGTCCAGGGGTCTCCTGGAGAAAGTGGCCCAGCAAGCCAGATGTGGCCTCAGGATTGGAGAGCAGCAGAAAGGGCTTGAGGTGGAGCAGCTGATGAGAGAGAAAAATCTGCGGTGGGATGAAGTGGCCTTCATGG GTTCAGAAGCTGAAGATGTAGATATCCTGTCTCAGGTGGGGCTGAACGGCATCCCATGTGACGCACCTGTGGCTGATCTCATTGCGGCTAAATACACCTGTCAGAGACCCGCCGGCCATGGAGCCATTCGGGAGTTTGCCGAGTACATTCTGACGTTGGAGAAAAAAAGCAGGTCACAGGTGCACCAGGATCGCATTGACAGGGCTCATTTTTAG
- the LOC127507296 gene encoding sialic acid synthase-like isoform X2 produces MSAEFELCPGRKIGGSNPCFIIAEIGQNHQGDIEIAKKMIRMAKDCGADCAKFQKSEIEHRFTKQALERAYTSPHAWGPTYGAHKHHLEFSHQQYRELQQYANEVGIFFTASGMDEMAVEFLHEINVPFFKVASADTNNIPYLEKTAKKGRPMVISSGMQSMETMRCVYQTVKKHNPNFTFLQCTSAYPLPIEHVNLSLIPEFQKEFPDIPIGYSGHETGIHVSVAAVALGAKVLERHVTLDKSWKGSDHAASLEPAELAELVKAIRTVEMAMGSPIKQMLPCEASCHSKLGKSVVARKPLQKGQTLTLDMLTVKVAEPHGMRPENIFKLVGKKITVDLEKDATITDAIIKD; encoded by the exons ATGTCTGCTGAGTTTGAACTTTGTCCTGGAAGAAAAATCGGGGGCTCCAACCCCTGTTTTATCATCGCTGAGATTGGACAGAACCATCAAGGAGACATAGAAATCGCCAAAAAAATGATCCGAATGGCCAAG GACTGTGGAGCCGATTGTGCCAAGTTTCAAAAGAGCGAGATCGAACACAGATTCACCAAGCAGGCTCTGGAGCGTGCCTATACGTCCCCTCACGCCTGGGGCCCGACCTACGGAGCTCATAAGCACCATCTGGAGTTCAGTCACCAGCAGTACAGAGAGCTGCAACAGTACGCCAATGAAGTTGGCATCTTCTTTACTGCATCAGGGATGGATGAG ATGGCTGTAGAATTTCTTCATGAAATCAATGTGCCGTTTTTCAAAGTTGCCTCAGCTGACACCAACAATATCCCTTACCTGGAGAAAACCgccaaaaaag GTCGTCCCATGGTGATTTCTAGTGGAATGCAGTCTATGGAGACCATGCGTTGTGTTTACCAAACCGTCAAGAAGCACAATCCCAATTTCACGTTCCTGCAGTGCACCAGCGCTTATCCACTGCCAATAGAGCACGTCAACCTCAGCCTGATCCCT GAGTTCCAGAAGGAGTTTCCAGACATTCCCATAGGCTATTCTGGACATGAGACGGGCATCCATGTGTCTGTTGCTGCTGTGGCACTTGGGGCAAAGGTCCTGGAGCGTCATGTGACCCTGGATAAGAGCTGGAAAGGCAGTGACCACGCAGCATCACTGGAGCCGGCAGAGCTGGCGGAGCTGGTGAAAGCAATCAGGACGGTTGAGATGGCAATGGGCTCGCCAATCAAACAGATGCTGCCCTGTGAGGCTTCCTGTCACAGCAAG TTGGGGAAGTCAGTGGTGGCCCGGAAACCATTGCAGAAGGGTCAGACATTAACTCTCGACATGCTGACAGTAAAAGTGGCCGAACCGCACGGCATGAGACCAGAGAACATCTTCAAACTGGTTGGCAAGAAAATCACTGTGGACCTAGAGAAAGATGCCACCATTACTGATGCCATAATAAAAGACTGA